A single Rhodothermales bacterium DNA region contains:
- a CDS encoding lycopene cyclase domain-containing protein, which produces MSRFPQFSFIMTYLGFHCVFILPPLAILLLMAWRRGVLAGAWRAIALTMVIALVYTTPWDNYLVYRSIWWYGADRVVGTIGYVPIEEYLFFLLQPWLAGLVYALFFAGRTGRGSSRSGAIVAVVFVVLSLWGAYLLIAGGDRMTYLGLILAWACPVIAGMWLFAGPFFGPRLGLMAAATLIPSVYLWAADRLAIGLEIWTIAAEYSTGYMLLGLPIEEATFFLLTDLLVVSGVSLFMHGDSIAAARRRLEPAALAPPRSPHQRS; this is translated from the coding sequence TTGAGCCGCTTTCCCCAGTTCTCGTTTATCATGACCTACCTCGGTTTCCACTGTGTCTTTATCCTCCCGCCTCTGGCGATCCTTCTGCTCATGGCGTGGCGTCGCGGCGTGTTGGCCGGCGCATGGCGGGCCATCGCCCTCACCATGGTGATCGCGCTGGTCTATACCACACCCTGGGACAATTACCTGGTGTACCGGTCGATCTGGTGGTACGGCGCCGATCGGGTGGTAGGCACAATCGGGTACGTCCCGATCGAGGAATACCTATTTTTCCTCCTCCAGCCCTGGCTTGCCGGCCTTGTTTATGCCCTTTTTTTTGCGGGGCGCACTGGGCGGGGGTCGTCGCGGAGTGGAGCGATTGTCGCCGTCGTGTTTGTTGTACTGAGCCTCTGGGGCGCGTACTTGCTGATCGCCGGGGGGGATCGAATGACGTATCTGGGGTTGATTCTGGCCTGGGCGTGCCCGGTGATCGCCGGCATGTGGTTGTTCGCTGGCCCGTTTTTCGGGCCCAGGCTGGGCCTCATGGCGGCTGCGACTCTCATACCCTCCGTCTACCTGTGGGCGGCGGATCGGCTGGCGATCGGGCTCGAGATCTGGACCATCGCCGCGGAGTATTCGACGGGCTATATGCTGTTGGGGCTGCCTATCGAGGAGGCAACTTTTTTTCTGTTGACTGATTTACTCGTCGTCAGCGGCGTCAGCCTGTTCATGCATGGCGACTCGATCGCTGCCGCGCGACGCCGGCTTGAGCCGGCCGCGCTTGCTCCCCCGAGAAGCCCCCACCAGCGTTCGTAG
- a CDS encoding tyrosine-type recombinase/integrase codes for MGTDSSSNSRPNASLVKAGAFDAASVFAAMADAGTNLLAAFLHKHSKQNTEASYRNDIGQFFGWVAQPANPSADDDLEEPSVGPATFVNADHVAVVTFLHANEYLRILEVERELKPSTIARKIASIRSFFDFCIAVQVIQGNPFNKHTLRSVAKHNRDAVPVFLSEAEAKRLIAATALAGAAAVRDRALILVMIHTVVRRSEASNMNVEHLRPVGAHWILDIPDSKSGGKWKKVPAHIVKEIEDYKQHYGVLSGPLWRSFSNRSKGERLTADAIYRIIKQTAKKAGFPSQIADKIGAHTLRHSGISIALENGATLQEAQEHAGHASVETTMIYVHRRNKLEKNAADKINLG; via the coding sequence GTGGGTACAGATTCGTCCTCCAATTCGCGTCCAAACGCATCCCTAGTAAAAGCCGGCGCCTTCGACGCGGCGTCCGTATTCGCCGCCATGGCGGATGCCGGGACCAATTTGCTTGCCGCATTCCTGCACAAACACAGCAAACAAAACACGGAAGCCAGCTATCGGAACGACATCGGACAGTTTTTCGGCTGGGTTGCACAGCCGGCCAATCCGTCGGCTGACGACGATCTCGAAGAACCATCCGTCGGTCCGGCGACGTTTGTGAATGCGGATCATGTGGCGGTCGTCACGTTCCTGCACGCCAACGAGTACCTGCGAATCCTGGAAGTCGAGCGCGAACTAAAACCCAGCACCATCGCCCGCAAGATCGCGTCCATCCGGTCGTTCTTCGACTTCTGCATCGCCGTACAGGTGATCCAGGGCAACCCGTTTAACAAACACACGCTGCGCAGCGTAGCAAAACACAACCGGGATGCCGTGCCGGTTTTTCTCTCTGAAGCCGAAGCGAAACGACTCATCGCAGCGACGGCCCTCGCCGGCGCGGCCGCTGTGCGGGACCGCGCGCTCATCCTCGTCATGATCCATACGGTCGTGCGTCGATCCGAGGCGTCGAACATGAACGTGGAACACCTCCGGCCCGTAGGCGCGCATTGGATACTCGATATCCCGGATTCGAAGAGCGGCGGTAAATGGAAAAAGGTCCCCGCCCACATCGTCAAGGAAATCGAGGACTATAAACAGCACTATGGCGTACTAAGTGGGCCGTTATGGCGGAGCTTTTCGAACCGTAGCAAAGGCGAGCGTTTGACGGCGGACGCCATCTATCGCATCATCAAGCAAACAGCCAAAAAGGCCGGCTTCCCGTCTCAGATCGCCGACAAGATCGGCGCCCACACCCTCCGGCACTCGGGCATTTCCATCGCGCTGGAAAACGGCGCCACGCTCCAGGAAGCGCAGGAGCACGCCGGCCATGCCAGTGTCGAAACCACCATGATCTATGTCCATCGCCGTAACAAACTGGAAAAAAACGCGGCAGACAAGATAAACCTCGGCTGA
- a CDS encoding NAD(P)/FAD-dependent oxidoreductase, whose product MDFDVIVIGAGHNALIAGAYLAQAGYRIGVFERRHVVGGAVVTEERVPGYQFDLGGSAHILIRLTPIIEELGLEKFGLEYIDLDPLFVAPFEDGDALFIYRSVEKTVAHIESRFPGEGAAYQRFYDDWIDFARAVRDAFLSVPGPYELGKTMIFRKSKLNWKRALESIMRPYGEVIAQYFKEEKVRAPLLWMAAQSGPPPTEPLSGPFLLWHPLYHESGVARPRGGSGMLTQALRRHIESHGGSVFTGSPVDSIVMERTRAVGIRVGDKNYTARAVLSGTHINETLNRLLPADVRPPEAASLRMGNGFGAIVRLALDRPVRYAASPGIEARTGLQLLCESQHQINAAYGDYLRGEPSRVPPIVAMTFSAVDDSLAPPGCEVLWLWGQYYPYALAGGKSWDDIGDSVAQTLIDRFEVYAPGTRASIVDYLFQHPLWLERELGLFRGNVMHLEMSIDQMFMFRPSLSMSGYRGPVKGLYLTGASTHPGGGIMGASGRNAARVLIRDLERRKV is encoded by the coding sequence TTGGATTTCGATGTCATCGTTATAGGCGCCGGCCACAACGCCCTGATCGCGGGCGCTTACCTGGCGCAGGCCGGCTACCGGATCGGTGTTTTTGAGCGGCGTCACGTGGTCGGGGGCGCCGTCGTGACCGAGGAACGCGTTCCCGGATATCAGTTCGACCTCGGGGGCAGCGCCCATATTCTCATCCGGCTCACCCCGATTATCGAGGAACTGGGGCTGGAGAAATTCGGGCTCGAGTACATCGACCTGGATCCTCTGTTCGTCGCCCCGTTCGAAGACGGCGATGCGTTGTTCATCTACCGCAGCGTCGAAAAGACCGTGGCGCACATCGAATCCCGGTTTCCGGGCGAAGGGGCGGCATATCAGCGCTTTTACGACGATTGGATTGATTTCGCTCGCGCCGTCCGGGATGCTTTTCTGAGCGTTCCGGGTCCCTACGAACTCGGGAAGACGATGATCTTCCGGAAGTCGAAGCTTAACTGGAAGCGTGCGCTCGAATCCATCATGCGGCCGTACGGCGAAGTGATCGCGCAGTATTTCAAGGAGGAAAAAGTGCGGGCCCCGCTCCTCTGGATGGCGGCACAATCCGGCCCCCCTCCTACCGAGCCCCTGTCCGGTCCTTTCTTGTTGTGGCACCCGCTCTACCACGAAAGCGGTGTTGCGCGGCCGCGGGGCGGTTCAGGCATGCTGACCCAGGCGTTACGGCGCCACATAGAGTCGCATGGCGGCAGCGTGTTTACCGGCTCGCCGGTCGATTCAATCGTCATGGAAAGAACACGCGCTGTCGGCATACGGGTTGGCGACAAAAACTATACCGCTCGCGCCGTATTGTCCGGGACGCACATTAATGAAACGCTTAACCGGCTTTTGCCGGCCGACGTGCGTCCGCCCGAGGCCGCGAGTCTCCGCATGGGTAACGGGTTCGGAGCGATAGTGAGACTCGCCCTCGACCGTCCGGTCCGTTACGCCGCGTCTCCCGGCATCGAAGCCCGAACAGGACTCCAACTACTATGTGAGTCGCAACATCAGATCAACGCTGCGTACGGAGATTACCTTCGCGGCGAACCTTCGCGTGTCCCCCCCATCGTGGCGATGACGTTTAGCGCCGTGGACGACTCGCTCGCGCCGCCGGGGTGTGAGGTGCTCTGGCTGTGGGGACAGTATTATCCGTACGCGCTGGCCGGCGGGAAGTCCTGGGATGATATCGGCGATTCCGTCGCGCAAACGCTGATTGACCGGTTCGAGGTCTATGCGCCGGGTACCCGCGCGAGTATCGTTGATTACCTGTTTCAGCACCCCCTTTGGCTGGAACGCGAGTTGGGATTATTTCGGGGAAACGTGATGCACCTGGAGATGAGTATCGATCAAATGTTCATGTTTCGGCCCTCGTTATCGATGTCCGGCTACCGCGGTCCGGTAAAGGGGCTATATCTGACGGGGGCGTCGACCCATCCGGGCGGAGGCATCATGGGGGCTTCGGGCCGAAATGCCGCGCGGGTGCTGATCCGGGACCTCGAGCGCAGGAAAGTATAA